A part of Pectinophora gossypiella chromosome Z, ilPecGoss1.1, whole genome shotgun sequence genomic DNA contains:
- the LOC126380119 gene encoding uncharacterized protein LOC126380119 translates to MSKLCRQVSIESPGPTLKECVFSFDVPVPEVPMYGARIRVVYAGACYRANRTRSASVCSTSSISSIGSLSGEMEGFGIHTSTPAHIGLRDGALFPGYEVAGVVDAIGKAAECTDGITVGTRIVLYPYEGVPHGYADYIVVPDFKCLVPVPDQLPLSVAAMLPTGALLAMNTVFTAIDCLSRVLEGPDHKDQATVLIVGTGGLALWALRIATHYFKLEGPLHDRIHISVATLKDEGFVLAKEGEEVKVVQWNEDLYEKQLIERTTDACGGPVDLVMNFGTTSRSLHRSLQCLAQGGVVLVTEDVGEKLLPKFAKKADDMGVHIAIVPNGSIEQLKELVGLVARGEIEPPPHSVFPAEEAQEVVRKLCNSEIQGRAILKFHNVD, encoded by the exons ATGAGTAAGCTGTGCAGACAGGTATCGATAGAGTCCCCCGGGCCGACGTTGAAGGAATGTGTGTTCAGTTTCGACGTGCCCGTGCCGGAGGTGCCCATGTACGGCGCGAGGATCCGTGTGGTGTACGCAGGCGCCTGCTACCGCGCCAACAGGACCCGCTCCGCCTCCGTGTGCAGCACCTCTTCCATCTCCTCCATCGGCAGCCTCTCAGGCGAGATGGAGGGCTTCGGCATCCACACCTCCACCCCCGCGCACATAGGCCTCCGCGACGGCGCCCTGTTCCCAGGCTACGAGGTCGCCGGAGTAGTCGACGCTATCGGCAAGGCTGCCGAGTGCACGGACGGCATCACCGTGGGCACCAGGATAGTTCTGTACCCCTACGAGGGTGTGCCTCACGGCTACGCTGACTACATCGTGGTCCCGGATTTCAAGTGCCTAGTCCCGGTGCCTGACCAGTTGCCGTTGAGCGTGGCCGCGATGTTGCCCACCGGCGCGCTGCTGGCGATGAACACAGTGTTCACGGCTATAGACTGCCTAAGCCGAGTACTGGAGGGTCCGGACCACAAGGACCAAGCGACGGTGCTGATCGTGGGCACTGGCGGGCTTGCGCTATGGGCGTTGCGCATCGCGACGCACTACTTCAAGCTGGAAGGTCCCCTCCACGACCGCATCCACATCTCAGTCGCCACCCTCAAGGATGAAGGCTTCGTGCTCGCCAAGGAAGGCGAAGA GGTGAAGGTGGTGCAGTGGAATGAAGATCTATACGAGAAACAGTTGATCGAGCGCACGACAGACGCGTGCGGCGGGCCCGTCGACCTGGTGATGAACTTCGGTACCACCAGCCGCTCGCTGCACCGCTCCCTGCAGTGCCTCGCACAG GGAGGTGTGGTGCTGGTGACAGAAGACGTCGGCGAGAAGCTACTGCCCAAGTTCGCGAAGAAGGCGGACGATATGGGCGTCCACATTGCCATCGTGCCCAACGGCTCCATCGAGCAGCTCAAGGAGCTGGTCGGCCTCGTGGCGCGCGGCGAG ATCGAGCCTCCGCCGCACTCGGTGTTCCCGGCTGAAGAGGCGCAGGAGGTGGTGCGCAAGTTGTGCAACTCGGAGATACAAGGCCGAGCCATACTAAAGTTCCACAACGTCGATTAA